One genomic region from Asterias amurensis chromosome 7, ASM3211899v1 encodes:
- the LOC139939775 gene encoding uncharacterized protein: MTSTTSAAVAQATAATFGLLGAPVEIISDNGPQFAGTAYKDMCAKWLVKHTTSSPRYPRSNGQAERMVRTVKSLLKKCHKTNQDVHMAMLHLRATPIDASLPAPAEIMFGRPVRTTLPSNNPYDAMQKHAENHEHLQDRRDKMKNDHDKHAGPSLPPLYVGQKVRVLDTPSKTWFPGEVTMVCKEPRSYEVMTPNGNKLRRNRSHLREMPGLTASKLSANFMQPTCIQFDKTPKRVRFADQPDQPDTGGKYKTSQERMPNLQKATSTRGNKWSQTATNVSPSQSATKTRSGRLSRKPARYTHD; encoded by the coding sequence ATGACCTCCACTACAAGCGCAGCGGTTGCACAAGCTACGGCTGCCACGTTCGGACTCCTTGGAGCCCCAGTCGAAATTATCTCCGACAATGGCCCCCAATTCGCTGGTACCGCATATAAGGATATGTGTGCCAAATGGTTAGTCAAGCACACTACTTCATCGCCAAGGTATCCCCGATCTAACGGGCAAGCAGAACGGATGGTCCGAACTGTCAAATCACTTTTGAAAAAGTGCCACAAGACAAATCAGGATGTCCACATGGCTATGCTCCACCTGAGAGCAACACCCATCGATGCAAGCTTACCTGCACCAGCAGAGATCATGTTTGGTCGACCAGTCCGTACAACCCTGCCAAGCAACAATCCATATGATGCCATGCAGAAACACGCAGAAAACCATGAACACCTACAGGACAGGAGAGACAAGATGAAAAACGACCACGACAAGCATGCCGGTCCAAGTCTCCCGCCACTGTATGTTGGCCAGAAGGTCAGGGTCCTAGACACCCCTAGCAAGACATGGTTTCCAGGAGAAGTCACCATGGTATGCAAGGAACCACGGTCGTACGAGGTCATGACGCCAAATGGAAACAAACTTCGTCGCAACAGATCACACCTGCGCGAAATGCCAGGCCTAACTGCGTCTAAGCTAAGCGCCAACTTCATGCAGCCTACGTGTATTCAGTTTGACAAAACTCCTAAGCGCGTTAGATTTGCTGACCAACCAGACCAACCAGATACTGGAGGCAAGTACAAGACTTCGCAAGAGCGTATGCCAAACTTGCAAAAAGCAACCTCAACACGTGGTAACAAATGGTCTCAGACAGCTACTAATgtatccccttcacagtctgctACTAAGACCAGATCAGGGCGGCTCAGCCGCAAACCAGCCAGATACACACACGACTAA